The sequence CCCCATGCATAAAAAAATAGACTTGCGCCCAATAAAATACTATTTTTTAAAAATCTTGGTGATATAAAATACAAAATCAGGACAACTGGTAAAAAGAGAAATAAAAAAGTTGTCGAACTAAATAACACTGGTCTTTTCCTCCGTTTCATCTCGGTGTCGAATCATGTTATAATTTACACATTTTAAAATTATTTCATAGGAGTATCCGTTTATCAAGTGTAATGCGAAAATTCCATAAAAACACTAATGTTACCATAAACAACTTTTTAAAATAATTTAGGGATATTTTAATATTGCACAAAAAAAGAGCTAAATCCCAAATGATTTAACTCTTCACTTTCTTAGACACTGACTAGTTTACTTTCTCCTTTTTGACGTTTCATTGCTTCTACCCGAAATTTCTTTTTCTCTTCGGCTGACATTGCTTTATATTTCTTTAGAAACTCCTCATATTTAGGCATAACATCGGTTATCAAACCATAATCTTTTACCTCTCCATACTCGAGCCACAATGCTTTTTCGCAGAATTTCTTCATTTGTCCAATAGAATGACTGATAAAGAAAATGGTTTTTCCTCTTTGTTTAAATTCATTCATTTTATCTAGGCACTTGTCAGCGAAAGTTTGGTCCCCCACAGATAAAGCCTCGTCAATGACAAGGATGTCAGGATCAACAGTGACAGAAATTGCAAATCCCAATCTAGATTTCATACCACTTGAATAAGATTTAACAGGTTGATCTATAAAAATACCAATATCAGCAAAATCAATAATTTCAGGCTCTAGTTCTTTAATTTGTGCTTTACTAAAACCTAACATTAAACACTTTAATTCAATATTTTCACGACCTGTTAATTGGTTATTTAAGCCAGCGTTAACAGCTATTAATGCCGGTTTCCCATGGACTTCCATTGTTCCTGTTGTGGGTGGTACGATTCCTGCAATAATATTAGATAGAGTTGATTTACCTGATCCATTTACCCCAATAAATCCTACAACATCGCCTTTTTCAGCTTCAAAACTCACATTTTGCAGAGCAAAGAAATCTTGTCCATAACTTTTAGGTAAAATAAGATCTAAAAGTTTCTCTTTATTTCCATTGTATATTTTATATTGTTTACTTACATTTTTTAAGATGACTGATTTAGTCATTGATTTCACTTCCTATTTACAAAAAGTCTACAAAACGATCCCTGAACTTCACATGTAAAACGGAGCCGATTAATAATAATACTAGAGTAATTCCCCAAAAATATAATGTATATTCCCAATGCTCAATTGGATACCATGAGATCCCCAAAATAGAAGCTCTATACCCTTCTGCTAAATAATAAAAGGGATTCAACTTCATAATCGTATGAATAATGGTTGGCTCGATCTGGTATGGCGGCCATAAAAATGGTGTTAAATAAATTAACACTCTAACCAAAGACTGGATAATCATTTGAAAATCACGCACAATCGTCGATAATGTTGAAGTGATCAGTGAAAATACGACTAAAAATATGACTGTAGATATAATAAAATAAATCAATTGTAAATAATATATATTTATTGGATAACCAAGAAATTGAAAAATTACAAGTACAACAGCTAAAAGCATTAAATGCTGATAAAGCTTTGCAAATATAACGTAAGTCGGTATTACACTCATCGGAAAGCTCATTTTAGATAGCATTCTTATCCGAGTATAAACCGATTTAGATCCTTGTGTAATGGCCTGATTTATAAAAAACCAAACGACCATACCTGAGAGCATCCATGGAAAATAAGGAATTTGCTCGCCATGTAATGTTACATCTGCTCTCCCTGTACTACTGAAGATTCCAAATCCAAACACAAACCAATAAATCGATATTTGAATCATAGGATTAATAATTTCCCATAATATCCCCAAGTAATTATTTCGGTTAGCACTTTTCATTTCATAAGCAGATAGACGCCTAACCAAATAGAAATGATTAATCTGCTCCTTCAAGACTGTTATAACTGAACGCATAAGTTAATCCTTCCTAAGATTTTTATAATTAAGCTATTTTTCATCTATAGCTCAATTTTTATACTAAATTAATATACTTAACATCAAAGATTCATTTTATCATCATACCAAAAAAAGATAAAGAAAGCTCTTTTCATTTTTGTTTCAATAGCATTAAAGAGATAATAGAAAGGCTGAAGGAATTTCCTTCAGCCTTTCTATTATCTCTGTTTGACCGGCACTTGTTTGTGCTCAATTTCAGTCTTATTATGTTCTGTCTTTACCCATGTGTGCTGTTGTCTCCATTTAATTAATCCAACAATTTGTGCATATAAAAAGGTATAGGCGTAAATGAAGACAGAATAGGTTATATGGAAGAATCTAAACTTATGTTTCGTGTCCACTTTAATTGCATAGTACATACAAAAAACAAATTGGTAGAGATACATCATTAATGTGATGACACTTGCTCCAAAGATCCATGTAACGGCATATTCTCCGATGGTCGTATAGATGCTATTATTAAAAAGACCATATCCAAGTGAAACCAATAAACCAATTAGAACGAGACTCACCTGTACGGCTCTTGTCATACCAAATAAATAAATTAGTTGGTCGATTATTTTAAATTTTCCTTTTTCGGTGAATAGTTTTTTGACCATCGGTTTAAAATTTGTAAACGCAACAAACCAATGCCCCTGTGACCATCTTGTCCGTTGTTTCAGACTAATTTTAAAATTA is a genomic window of Niallia sp. XMNu-256 containing:
- a CDS encoding ABC transporter permease; the protein is MRSVITVLKEQINHFYLVRRLSAYEMKSANRNNYLGILWEIINPMIQISIYWFVFGFGIFSSTGRADVTLHGEQIPYFPWMLSGMVVWFFINQAITQGSKSVYTRIRMLSKMSFPMSVIPTYVIFAKLYQHLMLLAVVLVIFQFLGYPINIYYLQLIYFIISTVIFLVVFSLITSTLSTIVRDFQMIIQSLVRVLIYLTPFLWPPYQIEPTIIHTIMKLNPFYYLAEGYRASILGISWYPIEHWEYTLYFWGITLVLLLIGSVLHVKFRDRFVDFL
- the tagH gene encoding teichoic acids export ABC transporter ATP-binding subunit TagH, whose protein sequence is MTKSVILKNVSKQYKIYNGNKEKLLDLILPKSYGQDFFALQNVSFEAEKGDVVGFIGVNGSGKSTLSNIIAGIVPPTTGTMEVHGKPALIAVNAGLNNQLTGRENIELKCLMLGFSKAQIKELEPEIIDFADIGIFIDQPVKSYSSGMKSRLGFAISVTVDPDILVIDEALSVGDQTFADKCLDKMNEFKQRGKTIFFISHSIGQMKKFCEKALWLEYGEVKDYGLITDVMPKYEEFLKKYKAMSAEEKKKFRVEAMKRQKGESKLVSV